The following are encoded in a window of Sutcliffiella horikoshii genomic DNA:
- a CDS encoding YjiH family protein — protein MKNHSSFRTADKLKFIIPSIIGILLFMFPVMYNDELTIPIAILAGLLGDLLGNSIPYIMTLVITITAIATVVTKLMKPSFTKEPGFFNTLLNVSIFWTVVRVLAMILAIMTLFELGPEVVWSEVTGSVILYDLLPVLFTVFLFAGLFLPLLLNFGLLELFGALLTKIMRPLFKLPGRSSIDALASWLGDGTIGVLLTSKQYEDGYYTKREAAVIATTFSIVSITFSLVVITQVKLGSMFIPFYITIGVAGLVAAIIMPRIPPLSRKSDTYYNGEEQDEKELIPAGYSPLKWGYTQAVERASKNKSAGKFFRDGGKNVLDMWMGVAPIVMAFGTIALILAENTDLFVYLGMPFIPLLELLQIPEAAKASESLIVGFADMFLPALLASDIQSELTRFVVAAVSVTQLIYLSEVGGVILGSKVPVSLWEMFVIYVLRTLITLPVIALMAHVFFF, from the coding sequence TTGAAAAACCATTCATCTTTTAGAACAGCAGATAAATTAAAATTCATTATTCCTTCTATCATAGGAATTTTATTATTTATGTTTCCTGTCATGTACAATGACGAATTAACCATTCCAATCGCCATCCTAGCTGGGTTGTTGGGAGACCTTTTAGGCAATAGCATCCCCTACATTATGACTTTGGTCATCACTATCACTGCCATCGCAACGGTAGTGACCAAGCTAATGAAGCCCTCTTTTACAAAAGAGCCGGGATTCTTTAACACGTTACTGAACGTATCTATCTTCTGGACGGTTGTAAGAGTTTTAGCGATGATCTTGGCCATTATGACGTTATTTGAACTTGGTCCAGAGGTTGTCTGGAGTGAGGTTACAGGTTCTGTTATTTTGTACGATTTGCTACCAGTTCTTTTTACGGTATTCCTTTTTGCCGGATTATTTTTGCCGTTATTATTAAACTTTGGATTGCTGGAATTGTTTGGCGCACTATTGACGAAAATCATGCGTCCTTTATTTAAACTCCCAGGACGATCTTCCATCGATGCCTTAGCTTCATGGCTTGGAGATGGAACAATCGGGGTCCTGTTAACTAGTAAACAGTACGAAGACGGTTATTATACAAAACGAGAAGCAGCGGTAATTGCCACAACTTTCTCTATCGTTTCGATTACATTTAGCCTTGTTGTTATTACACAAGTAAAGCTTGGGTCCATGTTCATCCCATTTTATATAACAATTGGCGTGGCTGGGCTTGTAGCAGCCATCATCATGCCGCGTATCCCTCCATTGTCCAGAAAGTCGGATACGTATTATAACGGGGAAGAGCAAGATGAGAAGGAACTGATCCCTGCCGGCTATTCACCGTTAAAATGGGGATACACCCAAGCGGTAGAGCGCGCTTCTAAAAATAAGAGCGCCGGTAAGTTCTTCCGTGACGGCGGAAAGAATGTTCTTGATATGTGGATGGGTGTCGCACCGATTGTTATGGCATTCGGTACTATTGCCTTGATCCTAGCTGAAAACACAGACCTTTTCGTTTACCTTGGAATGCCATTCATTCCGTTACTAGAGTTACTGCAAATTCCTGAAGCGGCTAAAGCGTCTGAATCTCTTATTGTTGGTTTTGCGGACATGTTCCTGCCAGCACTTTTAGCTTCTGATATTCAAAGCGAGTTAACACGTTTTGTAGTCGCGGCAGTATCTGTTACACAGCTAATTTATCTTTCTGAGGTTGGGGGCGTTATCTTAGGTTCTAAAGTTCCTGTATCGCTTTGGGAGATGTTCGTGATTTACGTTTTACGTACGTTGATTACGTTACCGGTTATTGCGCTGATGGCGCATGTGTTTTTCTTTTAA
- a CDS encoding methyl-accepting chemotaxis protein, whose product MLNSTMSFNASTQILEEKSVLSALERNLAMIELNLNKEVIWVNENFAKAMGYSAYEMKNMSHKQFCTTEYKNSREYEELWENLSKGVKFQEKIERVDRRGNILWLEATYIPVVNDEGQVEAVLKIATDITERESNSLKILSELKEMPVELVTIVVDNSKEKLEALQALNKQTDLISDVSKLIKNISSQTNILALNAAIEAARAGEHGRGFSVVAEEVRKLAANVAKSINQVNENVENIREEAQRVNHITDDLQKLIRETETKFQKVVTELENLNK is encoded by the coding sequence ATGCTAAACAGTACAATGAGTTTTAACGCGAGTACACAAATACTAGAAGAAAAATCCGTTTTATCCGCACTTGAAAGAAATCTAGCAATGATTGAGTTAAATTTAAATAAAGAGGTTATTTGGGTCAACGAAAATTTTGCAAAGGCCATGGGCTATTCCGCGTATGAAATGAAGAATATGTCTCATAAACAGTTTTGTACGACGGAGTATAAAAATAGTAGAGAATACGAAGAACTATGGGAGAATTTGAGTAAAGGGGTCAAATTCCAAGAAAAGATTGAGAGAGTGGATAGACGCGGAAACATCCTTTGGTTAGAAGCAACGTATATCCCTGTTGTTAATGACGAAGGACAAGTAGAGGCTGTGCTGAAAATAGCGACCGACATCACAGAGCGGGAGAGCAACTCCCTGAAAATATTGTCTGAGCTAAAAGAAATGCCGGTCGAATTAGTAACGATAGTGGTCGATAACTCCAAAGAAAAACTCGAAGCATTGCAAGCGTTGAATAAACAAACAGACTTAATCAGTGACGTTTCCAAACTCATTAAAAATATATCCTCCCAAACAAACATCCTTGCCCTAAATGCGGCGATTGAAGCAGCTCGTGCAGGAGAACACGGTAGAGGCTTCAGTGTGGTGGCAGAAGAAGTTCGCAAACTTGCCGCGAATGTCGCAAAATCCATCAATCAAGTAAACGAAAATGTAGAAAACATCCGAGAAGAAGCCCAAAGAGTCAACCACATTACCGACGACCTACAAAAACTAATCCGTGAAACAGAAACAAAGTTCCAAAAAGTCGTCACAGAACTGGAGAATTTGAATAAGTAG
- a CDS encoding DNA topoisomerase III, giving the protein MPKTVVLAEKPSVGRDIARVLKCTKKGNGFFEGDKYIVTWALGHLVTLADPEAYDAKFKAWKLEDLPMLPNETKLVVIKNTSKQYSAVKAQLTRKDVNEIVIATDAGREGELVARWILEKARIQKPVKRLWISSVTDRAIKEGFAKLRDGKEYENLFYSAVARAEADWVVGMNATRALTTKHNAQLSCGRVQTPTLAMIAKREEEIRSFVPKEFFGMKAITEKGFQLVWQDAKTKERRNFNKQALESLHSKVKNQDAKVTDINKTEKKSYAPALYDLTELQRDANRIFGYSAKETLSILQRLYEQHKIVTYPRTDSRYISTDMVDTLKERVEAIRAHSYKPIASKLLTKPIKANKSFVNNEKVTDHHAIIPTEEAVLLSKLSDKEYKIYDLIVKRFLAVLLPPFLYEQTNITASIGTEQFVAKGKTVISQGWKEVLSSMEEQEDGSDGFTDQLLPSLNKGDTLSIRKVELTSGKTKPPEPFNEGTLLSAMENPAKYMEQTDQKLVKTLGETGGIGTVATRADIIEKLFNSFLMEKRGKGLHITSKGKQLLNLAPEDLKSPALTGEWEQKLGLIAKGQLKKATFINEMKAYAKQIVHEIKNTDQKFKHDNITGKRCPDCDKPMLEVNGKKGKMLVCQDRECGHRKNVSKVTNARCPKCRKKLELRGEGEGQMFACVCGHREKLSTFQERRKNNSNQKASKRDVNQYLKKQNNDEPVNTALADALAKLKLK; this is encoded by the coding sequence ATGCCAAAAACTGTCGTCCTTGCAGAGAAACCCTCTGTAGGTAGAGATATAGCAAGAGTATTGAAATGTACGAAAAAAGGAAACGGATTTTTTGAAGGGGACAAGTACATCGTCACATGGGCGCTTGGTCATCTCGTCACCCTTGCCGATCCGGAAGCATACGACGCAAAGTTTAAAGCGTGGAAGCTTGAGGACTTGCCGATGCTTCCGAACGAAACGAAGCTTGTTGTCATAAAGAATACAAGCAAGCAATACAGTGCAGTAAAAGCACAACTTACCCGCAAGGACGTAAATGAAATTGTCATTGCTACAGATGCCGGCCGTGAAGGGGAGCTTGTGGCCAGATGGATTTTGGAAAAAGCCCGTATCCAAAAACCTGTAAAACGTTTATGGATTTCCTCAGTAACAGACCGCGCTATTAAAGAAGGTTTTGCAAAGCTTCGTGACGGAAAAGAGTACGAAAATCTCTTTTACTCTGCCGTTGCCCGTGCTGAAGCGGACTGGGTAGTTGGGATGAATGCCACAAGAGCCTTAACCACCAAACATAATGCCCAGCTTTCCTGTGGAAGAGTTCAGACTCCTACACTTGCCATGATTGCCAAACGGGAAGAGGAAATCAGAAGCTTTGTCCCAAAAGAGTTTTTCGGAATGAAAGCCATCACAGAAAAAGGATTCCAACTGGTGTGGCAGGACGCTAAGACGAAAGAACGAAGAAACTTCAACAAGCAGGCCTTAGAAAGCTTGCACAGCAAAGTGAAGAATCAGGATGCAAAGGTAACCGACATAAATAAAACAGAGAAGAAAAGCTACGCTCCTGCGCTTTACGATCTGACTGAATTACAGCGCGATGCCAACCGCATTTTTGGCTATTCTGCAAAAGAGACATTATCTATCTTGCAGCGCCTTTACGAACAACATAAAATCGTTACGTATCCAAGAACGGACTCCAGATACATTTCCACTGACATGGTGGATACGTTAAAAGAGCGTGTGGAGGCGATTCGTGCGCACTCCTACAAGCCGATTGCATCCAAACTGCTCACCAAACCAATCAAAGCGAACAAGTCCTTTGTGAACAATGAAAAAGTGACGGATCACCATGCGATTATCCCGACAGAGGAAGCAGTGTTGTTAAGCAAGCTATCCGACAAGGAATACAAGATATACGACTTGATTGTGAAGCGATTCCTTGCTGTACTTTTACCACCTTTCCTATATGAACAGACAAACATCACTGCTTCGATTGGAACAGAACAGTTTGTGGCAAAAGGAAAAACGGTCATTTCTCAAGGCTGGAAGGAAGTTCTCAGTTCCATGGAGGAACAGGAAGATGGGAGTGACGGATTCACCGATCAGCTGTTGCCGAGCTTGAATAAAGGCGACACGCTATCGATTAGAAAAGTCGAACTGACTTCCGGTAAAACGAAGCCGCCTGAACCATTTAACGAGGGTACTTTGCTTTCTGCGATGGAGAACCCGGCAAAATACATGGAGCAAACCGACCAGAAGCTTGTGAAGACACTTGGGGAAACAGGCGGGATTGGCACGGTTGCCACAAGAGCGGATATCATCGAGAAACTATTCAACAGCTTCCTGATGGAGAAGCGTGGCAAAGGATTGCACATCACCTCTAAAGGGAAACAGCTGCTGAATCTTGCACCAGAGGACCTCAAATCCCCAGCCTTGACCGGAGAATGGGAGCAGAAGCTTGGGTTGATTGCAAAAGGCCAGCTGAAAAAAGCTACATTCATTAACGAAATGAAGGCATATGCGAAACAAATCGTCCATGAAATTAAAAATACCGATCAAAAGTTCAAGCATGACAATATCACAGGCAAACGCTGCCCGGACTGCGACAAGCCGATGCTTGAAGTGAACGGGAAAAAAGGAAAGATGCTTGTTTGTCAGGACAGAGAGTGCGGTCATCGTAAAAATGTCTCCAAAGTGACCAATGCGCGTTGTCCGAAATGCCGTAAGAAGCTGGAGTTACGTGGGGAAGGGGAAGGCCAGATGTTCGCCTGCGTATGCGGACACCGCGAGAAGCTAAGCACCTTCCAAGAACGCCGCAAGAACAATTCTAACCAGAAAGCATCCAAGCGAGATGTGAATCAGTACTTGAAAAAGCAGAATAATGATGAGCCGGTAAATACCGCACTTGCGGATGCATTGGCGAAATTGAAGCTGAAATAA
- a CDS encoding PTS transporter subunit IIBC yields the protein MKNFLSFDFWQKFGKALLVVVAVMPAAGIMISLGKLVGMTGGDLALVQTIARVMEDIGWGIITNLHVLFAVAIGGSWAKERAGGAFAALIAFVLINRITGAIFGVNNDMVADPEATFTTLFGQELVVGDYFTTVLGAPALNMGVFVGIIAGFLGANLFNKFYNYSKLPDSLSFFNGKRFVPFVVIGGSVIAGIVLSVVWPFIQGLLNDFGVWIASSRDSAPIVAPFIFGALERLLLPFGLHHMLTVPMNYTSLGGTYTILTGGSAGSVVAGQDPLWLAWIADLNNFLAAGDTESYEALLREVVPARFKVGQMILSCAALIGIAYAMYRNVDKDKRKKYKSMFLSAGLAVFLTGVTEPIEFMFMFAAPVLYVIYAIMTGLAFAIVDIIDIRVHAFGVIELLTRTPMIVKAGLWLDLVNFVIACLVFFGLNFAVANFMIKKFNFPTPGRNGNYIEQEEGAGNGAAASVQADSLAPAIIGLLGGAENIEDVDACMTRLRVTVKDREKVANEAAWKEKGALGLIVKDRGVQAIYGPKADVIKSDIQDLLGA from the coding sequence ATGAAGAACTTTTTGTCTTTTGATTTCTGGCAGAAATTCGGTAAAGCTTTACTGGTAGTGGTTGCGGTTATGCCTGCTGCTGGTATTATGATTTCCCTTGGTAAGTTGGTTGGAATGACCGGCGGAGACTTGGCTCTTGTGCAAACGATTGCAAGAGTGATGGAAGATATCGGTTGGGGAATCATCACCAACCTGCATGTATTATTTGCGGTTGCCATTGGTGGATCGTGGGCAAAAGAACGTGCAGGAGGAGCTTTCGCTGCACTGATTGCATTCGTTCTTATCAACCGTATCACTGGTGCAATCTTTGGGGTTAACAACGATATGGTGGCAGACCCTGAAGCAACGTTCACCACTCTTTTTGGACAAGAACTAGTTGTTGGTGACTACTTTACTACTGTATTAGGTGCACCAGCGTTAAACATGGGAGTATTCGTTGGTATCATTGCTGGTTTCCTTGGTGCTAACCTTTTCAATAAATTTTATAACTATAGTAAATTACCAGATTCCTTATCATTCTTTAACGGTAAACGTTTCGTGCCATTCGTTGTAATTGGTGGATCTGTTATCGCTGGTATCGTATTGAGTGTTGTTTGGCCGTTCATTCAAGGATTGTTAAACGATTTCGGTGTTTGGATCGCTTCTTCTAGAGACAGCGCGCCAATCGTTGCACCATTCATTTTCGGTGCGTTAGAGCGTCTATTATTGCCTTTCGGATTGCATCATATGTTAACGGTGCCAATGAACTACACGTCACTTGGCGGGACTTATACAATTCTGACTGGGGGCAGCGCTGGTTCTGTTGTAGCAGGACAAGATCCATTATGGTTAGCTTGGATTGCCGACCTAAACAACTTCCTTGCAGCTGGTGACACAGAGTCTTATGAAGCATTATTACGTGAAGTGGTACCTGCTCGATTCAAAGTAGGACAAATGATTCTTTCTTGTGCAGCATTGATTGGTATTGCTTATGCGATGTACCGCAATGTGGACAAAGATAAGCGTAAAAAGTACAAGTCTATGTTCTTATCTGCAGGTCTTGCAGTATTCTTGACTGGTGTTACAGAGCCAATTGAATTTATGTTTATGTTTGCTGCTCCTGTGTTATATGTAATCTATGCGATTATGACCGGACTAGCTTTCGCTATTGTTGATATTATTGACATCCGTGTTCATGCATTCGGTGTAATTGAGTTGCTGACTCGTACACCGATGATTGTAAAAGCCGGCTTATGGTTAGATCTAGTGAACTTTGTGATTGCATGTCTAGTATTCTTCGGATTGAACTTTGCGGTGGCGAACTTCATGATTAAGAAATTCAACTTCCCTACTCCGGGACGTAACGGAAACTATATCGAGCAAGAAGAAGGCGCTGGCAACGGTGCAGCTGCAAGTGTACAAGCAGATTCCTTGGCACCTGCAATCATCGGCTTGCTTGGTGGAGCGGAAAATATTGAAGATGTGGATGCATGTATGACTCGTCTGCGTGTTACAGTAAAAGATAGAGAGAAAGTTGCAAATGAAGCGGCATGGAAAGAAAAAGGTGCGCTTGGACTGATTGTGAAAGACCGTGGTGTACAAGCGATCTACGGACCAAAAGCTGATGTAATCAAATCTGATATTCAAGACTTGTTAGGAGCGTAA
- a CDS encoding HD-GYP domain-containing protein translates to MKISSNHIGKILKNDIYSLSGNLLLKKGTVLNAKHVESLQKHAYYFDQAFILDEPHHLSKEYFQHVKNMYESSIHTFQSIFANLEGEQLPPLEDILGMLTPLIDKLVDDPVFTRYIEQVKCYDNYTYTHSLNVGIYSSLIGKLQGLDKSSISLLGQMGMFHDVGKLLIDKGILQKPGRLTEKEWMEIQKHTTYGYDLLKRNRTIDPHILQGALLHHERLDGSGYPTGIKHSKIPYFVQILSVADMYDALSSERSYRPKQNIFTTTKILIQEANYNRLNPAIVYPFVRYVLSNHLREEVVLNNGKLAEIIFIHSDEPHLPIIKVDDHFIDLRKNKELEILDFAN, encoded by the coding sequence ATGAAAATTTCCTCCAATCATATTGGTAAAATTCTAAAAAATGATATTTACTCTTTGTCGGGGAATCTTTTATTAAAAAAAGGGACGGTCCTGAATGCAAAACATGTGGAAAGCTTGCAAAAGCATGCTTACTACTTTGACCAGGCCTTTATATTGGATGAGCCCCACCATTTGTCCAAAGAGTATTTTCAGCATGTTAAAAATATGTATGAATCGAGCATCCATACGTTCCAATCCATATTCGCCAATCTTGAAGGGGAACAGCTGCCTCCACTTGAGGATATCCTAGGGATGTTGACTCCACTAATTGATAAGCTTGTGGACGATCCGGTTTTCACCCGATACATAGAACAAGTGAAATGCTATGACAATTACACCTATACCCATAGTTTGAATGTCGGAATCTACTCTTCTTTAATCGGGAAGCTGCAAGGACTTGATAAAAGCAGCATCAGCTTGCTCGGTCAAATGGGGATGTTTCACGATGTTGGAAAATTACTAATCGACAAAGGTATTTTACAAAAGCCAGGCCGCTTGACGGAAAAAGAGTGGATGGAAATACAAAAACATACCACCTACGGATATGATTTGCTTAAAAGGAACCGAACCATCGATCCCCATATATTGCAAGGGGCGTTGCTACATCATGAACGCTTGGATGGAAGTGGTTATCCAACAGGAATCAAGCATTCGAAGATTCCATACTTTGTTCAGATTCTATCAGTTGCGGATATGTATGATGCACTCTCATCAGAAAGAAGCTATCGACCTAAGCAAAATATTTTTACCACTACTAAAATTCTTATCCAAGAGGCAAATTACAATAGATTGAATCCAGCCATCGTCTATCCGTTTGTCCGATATGTTCTTTCCAATCATCTTCGCGAAGAAGTGGTTCTGAATAACGGGAAACTTGCAGAAATTATTTTCATCCATTCTGATGAACCACATCTGCCGATTATCAAGGTCGATGATCACTTTATTGACCTTAGAAAAAATAAAGAGTTGGAGATTCTCGACTTTGCGAATTGA
- a CDS encoding endonuclease/exonuclease/phosphatase family protein: MKLLTLNCHSWQEENQMEKIQHIARAIKEQAYDVIALQEVSQSIDADVVEGIIKQKNFGLVLQQELENLGVSDYELVWDFAHMGYDTYEEGLAILTRHPIKKTHSFFVSKSTDTDFWKTRKIVGVTVEVQGEEMSFYTCHLGWWDDKEEPGKYQMEQLLEQVKGTEPYFLMGDFNNSAHIEGEGYDYLTLAARLHDTYLLASEKDSGVTVEGSIAGWDENKQDLRIDLILASSPVKVASSNVVFNEKNREVVSDHYGVEVTVEI, translated from the coding sequence ATGAAACTACTAACCTTAAACTGCCACTCTTGGCAGGAAGAGAACCAAATGGAAAAGATACAGCATATCGCGAGAGCCATTAAGGAACAAGCATACGATGTCATCGCTCTTCAAGAGGTTAGTCAAAGCATCGATGCAGATGTTGTCGAAGGGATTATTAAGCAAAAGAACTTCGGCCTTGTTTTACAGCAAGAGCTTGAGAATCTTGGAGTGTCAGACTACGAGTTAGTCTGGGACTTCGCCCATATGGGGTATGATACGTACGAGGAAGGCCTTGCGATCTTGACACGCCATCCTATTAAAAAGACACATTCCTTTTTTGTATCTAAAAGTACGGACACTGACTTTTGGAAAACACGTAAAATAGTTGGTGTGACGGTTGAAGTGCAGGGTGAGGAGATGTCCTTTTATACATGTCACCTAGGTTGGTGGGATGATAAAGAGGAGCCGGGTAAGTATCAAATGGAGCAACTGCTCGAACAGGTTAAAGGAACGGAACCTTACTTCCTGATGGGAGACTTTAATAATAGTGCCCATATTGAAGGAGAAGGCTATGACTATTTGACTTTGGCCGCTAGGCTGCATGATACGTACCTCCTTGCATCTGAAAAGGATTCAGGTGTGACGGTGGAAGGCAGTATAGCCGGCTGGGATGAAAACAAACAAGACTTGCGAATTGATTTGATTTTGGCAAGCTCCCCTGTTAAGGTCGCTTCTTCTAATGTTGTTTTCAACGAAAAAAACAGAGAAGTTGTCTCAGACCATTATGGAGTAGAAGTAACGGTGGAAATATAG
- a CDS encoding Cof-type HAD-IIB family hydrolase: MVKCIAIDMDGTLLNNNHVVSEENADAIKLARNNGVEVVIATGRSYSEAKDVLAEAGIHTPIICVNGAEARTPEGEIVATNPINMDLGRELARILDKHEIYFEIYTQNGTFSKDYDKAIATIMDVFMSASNDNDYDKVLKAAQERMEDGNVKMVDSFEPILQDESKVIYKLLAFSMDKENLEAARAELLELGTVAVSSSGKDNLEITSVDAQKGIALTTFTQERGISMEDTMAIGDNYNDVSMLERVGRAVAMGNAPDGVKAKAHMVTDTNVNSGVAKAIVEAMAKSEVG, encoded by the coding sequence TTGGTAAAATGTATTGCCATAGATATGGACGGAACATTATTAAATAATAACCATGTAGTTAGTGAAGAGAACGCGGATGCGATTAAGCTTGCAAGGAACAATGGGGTGGAAGTGGTCATCGCCACCGGAAGATCCTACTCGGAGGCCAAGGACGTATTGGCAGAAGCGGGCATCCATACGCCGATTATCTGTGTAAACGGAGCGGAGGCACGTACGCCGGAAGGGGAAATCGTCGCTACTAATCCGATTAACATGGACCTAGGTAGAGAGCTTGCGCGAATATTGGACAAACATGAGATCTATTTTGAAATCTATACGCAGAACGGAACATTCTCAAAGGATTACGATAAGGCAATTGCCACCATTATGGATGTTTTCATGTCAGCGAGTAATGATAACGACTACGATAAAGTCTTAAAGGCAGCACAAGAAAGAATGGAAGACGGAAATGTGAAAATGGTAGACAGCTTTGAACCTATTTTGCAGGATGAGTCAAAAGTTATCTACAAGCTTCTTGCATTCTCCATGGATAAAGAAAACTTGGAAGCGGCACGTGCTGAATTGCTGGAACTTGGAACGGTTGCTGTGAGTTCTTCTGGTAAGGACAACTTGGAGATTACAAGTGTGGATGCTCAGAAGGGAATTGCATTGACTACGTTCACACAAGAGCGAGGGATTTCTATGGAAGACACAATGGCGATTGGAGACAATTACAATGACGTGTCGATGTTGGAGCGTGTTGGTCGTGCTGTTGCGATGGGGAATGCACCGGATGGCGTGAAGGCGAAGGCGCATATGGTTACGGATACGAATGTAAATAGTGGTGTTGCGAAGGCGATTGTTGAGGCGATGGCGAAGAGTGAGGTTGGATAA
- a CDS encoding ATP-grasp domain-containing protein, whose product MKKIYIIHENKEWTTHLTTRLEELGLPYEEWHLDEGIVPLTEEPPEGVFYNRMSASSHTRDHRFAPELTGAVLAWLEHHGRKVLNGSRALQLELSKVNQYTALEKAGVRTPRTIAAVGKEHILQAAKRIGSASFITKHNRAGKGLGVQLFHSTASLEEYLYGPDFEEPVDGITLIQEYIQAPEPFITRCEFIGGKFMYAVQVDTSEGFELCPADACQIGDLFCPVGEEVEEKPKFRIVEGFADPIIEKYENFLQENEIQVAGIEFIRNSQGEIFTYDVNTNTNYNADAEKAAGKYGMLELAKLLGKELEHGIKEQKVY is encoded by the coding sequence GTGAAAAAAATATACATTATCCATGAAAATAAAGAGTGGACAACACATTTAACTACTAGATTGGAAGAGTTGGGATTGCCATATGAAGAATGGCATTTAGACGAAGGAATAGTTCCTTTGACGGAAGAACCACCTGAAGGCGTATTTTACAACAGAATGAGCGCTTCCTCCCATACAAGAGACCACCGCTTTGCACCTGAGTTAACAGGAGCGGTATTGGCGTGGCTCGAGCACCATGGACGAAAAGTGCTCAATGGCAGTCGTGCTCTTCAGTTGGAATTAAGCAAAGTTAATCAATACACAGCACTTGAAAAGGCTGGGGTGAGAACACCGAGAACTATTGCCGCAGTAGGAAAGGAACATATTCTTCAAGCAGCAAAGCGAATAGGTTCTGCCTCCTTCATTACTAAACATAACCGCGCTGGAAAAGGGCTTGGGGTACAGCTATTCCATTCAACGGCCTCCCTTGAAGAATACCTGTATGGACCTGATTTTGAAGAGCCTGTAGATGGAATCACGTTGATCCAAGAATACATTCAGGCGCCAGAACCTTTTATTACCCGTTGTGAGTTTATTGGCGGGAAGTTCATGTATGCCGTTCAGGTCGATACATCAGAAGGGTTTGAGCTGTGCCCGGCCGATGCCTGCCAGATCGGGGACCTGTTCTGCCCTGTAGGCGAAGAAGTGGAGGAGAAGCCAAAATTTCGCATCGTGGAAGGCTTTGCCGACCCGATCATCGAAAAATATGAAAACTTCCTGCAAGAAAACGAGATTCAGGTAGCTGGTATTGAGTTTATCCGCAACAGTCAAGGTGAAATCTTCACTTATGATGTCAACACCAACACTAATTACAATGCAGACGCGGAAAAAGCAGCCGGGAAATACGGCATGCTGGAACTTGCAAAGCTATTAGGCAAAGAGCTGGAGCATGGAATTAAAGAACAAAAAGTTTACTAA
- a CDS encoding PRK06851 family protein yields MAGKILNYYAGGNTARGFYSLYESNIEGLDRIFILKGGPGTGKSSLIKKIGKVWNEKGYDIELLHCSSDTKSVDGVVIRALGIGIVDGTAPHVIEPKAPGAVEEYVNLGEAWDSKLLAEQKTEIQHLATKKKEAFQTAYQTFARALKIHDDWERYYIHNMNFEAANKLTQDLVEQLFQGKTLDKKADVRHRFLGAATPAGAKDFVPNLTEDLTHRYFIKGRPGSGKSTMLKKLAKASEEKGFDVEVYHCGFDPYSLDMIICRELGFAIFDSTAPHEYFPEREGDSIVDMYDITIRTGTDERYEKEIALVKERYTEAMQEAIGKLAEAKSWHGSLEEIYVKAMDYGVVDEWAKKIQAEIEAIAARK; encoded by the coding sequence TTGGCAGGGAAAATTTTAAACTATTATGCTGGTGGAAATACAGCGCGCGGATTTTATAGTCTTTATGAATCGAACATAGAAGGATTGGACCGCATCTTTATTTTAAAAGGTGGACCGGGGACAGGAAAATCATCGCTTATCAAAAAAATCGGAAAAGTTTGGAACGAAAAAGGGTATGACATTGAACTGCTGCACTGTTCATCTGATACGAAATCGGTGGACGGAGTGGTCATCCGTGCGCTCGGCATCGGAATTGTAGATGGAACTGCCCCGCATGTCATTGAACCGAAAGCTCCGGGGGCTGTAGAGGAATACGTGAACCTAGGCGAGGCATGGGACTCCAAACTGCTGGCAGAACAAAAAACGGAAATACAACACTTAGCAACCAAAAAGAAGGAAGCTTTCCAGACTGCATACCAAACCTTCGCCAGAGCCCTGAAAATACATGACGATTGGGAAAGATATTATATTCATAACATGAACTTTGAAGCTGCAAATAAGCTGACACAGGATCTCGTAGAGCAATTGTTCCAAGGTAAGACTTTAGATAAAAAAGCAGATGTCAGGCATCGCTTCCTCGGTGCGGCAACGCCTGCCGGAGCAAAAGATTTTGTGCCAAACCTGACAGAAGACCTGACGCATCGTTATTTTATTAAAGGTCGTCCCGGCTCGGGTAAATCCACCATGCTGAAAAAGCTCGCCAAAGCTTCTGAAGAAAAAGGCTTTGACGTGGAAGTATATCATTGCGGATTTGATCCATACAGTCTTGATATGATTATTTGCCGCGAACTTGGGTTCGCCATTTTTGACAGCACGGCTCCACATGAATATTTCCCAGAGCGCGAAGGGGATTCCATTGTGGATATGTACGATATCACCATTCGAACAGGGACAGACGAGCGATATGAAAAAGAAATTGCTCTTGTAAAAGAACGCTATACGGAAGCGATGCAAGAGGCCATTGGGAAATTGGCAGAAGCAAAAAGCTGGCATGGTAGCCTAGAAGAAATCTATGTTAAGGCAATGGATTACGGAGTAGTGGATGAGTGGGCAAAGAAGATCCAAGCAGAAATAGAAGCCATTGCTGCTAGAAAATAA